One region of Streptomyces davaonensis JCM 4913 genomic DNA includes:
- a CDS encoding LURP-one-related/scramblase family protein: MRFLVRDRILGIGDDYWIEDDRGNKVFLVDGKAMRLRDTFELKDRQGRVLIDIRQKMFALRDTMVIEREGQSLATIRRKRLSLLRNHYRVALADGSTELDVSGKILDREFAVEYDGELLAVVSRRWLHIRETYGVDVVREDADPALLIAVAVCVIHLAEKERVGD, encoded by the coding sequence ATGAGATTCCTCGTACGCGACCGGATCCTCGGCATCGGTGACGACTACTGGATCGAGGACGACCGGGGCAACAAGGTCTTCCTCGTCGACGGCAAGGCCATGCGACTGCGGGACACCTTCGAGCTGAAGGACCGGCAGGGACGGGTCCTGATCGACATCCGACAGAAGATGTTCGCGCTGCGCGACACGATGGTGATCGAGCGGGAAGGCCAGTCACTGGCCACGATCCGCCGCAAGCGGCTGTCGCTCCTGCGCAACCACTACCGCGTGGCCCTGGCCGACGGCAGCACGGAGCTGGACGTCAGCGGCAAGATCCTCGACCGGGAGTTCGCGGTCGAGTACGACGGTGAGCTGCTGGCGGTCGTCTCGCGCCGCTGGCTGCACATCCGGGAGACCTACGGCGTCGATGTCGTCCGGGAGGACGCGGACCCGGCGCTGCTTATCGCGGTGGCGGTGTGTGTGATCCACCTGGCGGAGAAGGAGCGGGTGGGGGACTGA
- a CDS encoding carbon-nitrogen family hydrolase produces the protein MRASLIQITVDEGESVESRRVRAASLVRQQAGADLVVLPELWTTGAFAYEEFGTEAEPLEGPTYEAMAKAASDAGVWLHAGSIPERDPDGPLYNTSLIFSPSGELVAAYRKIHRFGFDKGEAVLMGAGRDLVTVRLPGTTLGVATCYDLRFPELFRGLVDAGAETLVIPAGWPERRRAHWTLLAQARAVENQAFVLACGTAGTHAGVPQAGHSIVVDPWGEVLAEAGADEEILTVEFDPGKVATTREQFPALKDRVL, from the coding sequence GTGCGCGCCTCTCTGATCCAGATCACCGTAGACGAGGGCGAATCAGTCGAATCGCGCCGGGTGCGGGCAGCCTCCCTCGTACGGCAGCAGGCGGGCGCCGATCTGGTCGTCCTGCCGGAGCTGTGGACCACCGGCGCCTTCGCCTACGAGGAGTTCGGCACCGAGGCCGAGCCGCTCGAAGGACCGACCTACGAGGCGATGGCGAAGGCCGCGAGCGACGCGGGTGTCTGGCTGCACGCGGGATCGATTCCGGAACGCGACCCTGACGGACCGCTGTACAACACCTCCCTGATCTTCTCTCCCTCCGGCGAGCTGGTCGCCGCCTACCGCAAGATCCATCGCTTCGGCTTCGACAAGGGCGAGGCCGTGCTGATGGGCGCCGGGCGGGACCTGGTGACGGTCCGGCTGCCCGGGACCACGCTCGGCGTGGCCACCTGCTACGACCTCCGTTTCCCCGAACTCTTCCGCGGTCTCGTCGACGCCGGCGCCGAGACCCTGGTCATCCCCGCGGGCTGGCCGGAGCGCCGCCGGGCGCACTGGACGCTGCTGGCTCAGGCGCGGGCGGTGGAGAACCAGGCGTTCGTGCTCGCTTGTGGAACGGCCGGGACGCATGCGGGAGTTCCACAGGCAGGTCACTCGATCGTGGTAGATCCCTGGGGCGAGGTCCTCGCCGAGGCGGGCGCGGACGAGGAGATCCTCACCGTGGAGTTCGACCCCGGGAAGGTCGCGACGACGCGGGAACAGTTCCCGGCACTGAAGGACCGGGTTCTCTGA
- a CDS encoding maleylpyruvate isomerase family mycothiol-dependent enzyme has translation MSLHPTLQPYADAWTHSIDAITELVQPLVEGEWNRRTPCPGWSIRDVVSHVIGLDCEMLGDPRPIHTLPRDLYHVTNEAQRYTEMQVDVRRHHTAPEMTSELEYTIIRRNRQLRNESRDPGTKVRGPLGREITLEEAMRQHAFAVWVHEQDLRAALGRPGNLDSPGALVARDVLLAALPEVMANKANAPRSSAIVLDVHGPVEFLRTIRIDIQGRGTVETAPALGPAATLTMDWETFVRLACGRVTPEAVSDRLKTEGDVGLTGAILRNFAVTP, from the coding sequence GTGAGTCTGCATCCCACCCTCCAGCCCTACGCCGACGCCTGGACCCACTCCATCGACGCGATAACCGAGCTGGTGCAGCCGCTTGTGGAGGGCGAGTGGAACCGTCGTACTCCGTGTCCGGGCTGGTCGATCCGCGACGTGGTCTCCCATGTCATCGGCCTGGACTGCGAGATGCTCGGCGACCCGCGGCCCATCCACACGCTGCCGCGCGACCTCTACCACGTCACCAACGAGGCCCAGCGCTACACGGAGATGCAGGTCGATGTCCGCCGTCATCACACGGCGCCGGAGATGACCTCGGAGCTGGAGTACACGATCATCCGCCGCAACCGTCAGCTGCGGAACGAGTCCCGCGACCCGGGCACCAAGGTGCGCGGTCCGCTGGGCAGGGAGATCACCCTCGAAGAGGCCATGCGCCAGCACGCCTTCGCCGTATGGGTCCATGAGCAGGATCTGCGGGCCGCGCTCGGCCGGCCCGGGAACCTCGACTCGCCGGGTGCGCTGGTGGCCCGGGACGTGCTGCTGGCGGCGCTGCCGGAGGTCATGGCGAACAAGGCGAACGCTCCGCGGAGCTCGGCGATCGTGCTCGATGTGCACGGGCCGGTGGAGTTCCTGCGCACGATCCGGATCGACATCCAGGGTCGGGGGACGGTGGAGACTGCGCCCGCGCTGGGGCCTGCGGCGACGCTGACGATGGATTGGGAGACGTTTGTGCGGCTCGCCTGTGGGCGGGTCACGCCGGAGGCGGTCTCCGATCGGCTGAAGACGGAGGGGGATGTGGGGCTTACGGGGGCGATTCTGCGGAACTTTGCGGTTACGCCGTAG
- a CDS encoding SAM-dependent methyltransferase — translation MTDTNTDGPPRLSRLTFHSPLSEERAERMIRRLAANGPSSVLDIGCGWGQFMMRVLDAVPGAAGVGVDVNGEDLARGRREAEARGLSGRVEFLEKSARDADLGPADLVLCMGSSQALGSTSEEALGALRGLVSDGGRVLIGEGFWERTPTPEELAGMWPDASASDHHDLATLLDLAVAAGFRPEWTETANRDEWEEFESGYQADAEVWLARNPEHPAAAETRERLDRHRASWMTYRGVLGLAYLTLVAAR, via the coding sequence ATGACCGACACCAACACCGACGGGCCTCCCCGTCTCAGCCGACTCACCTTTCACAGCCCCCTCTCCGAGGAGCGGGCCGAGCGGATGATTCGGCGGCTTGCTGCCAATGGCCCCTCTTCCGTGCTCGACATCGGCTGCGGCTGGGGGCAGTTCATGATGCGGGTGTTGGATGCCGTGCCGGGGGCGGCGGGGGTCGGCGTCGATGTCAATGGCGAGGATCTCGCTCGTGGGCGCCGTGAGGCGGAGGCGCGGGGGCTCTCGGGGCGGGTGGAGTTCCTGGAGAAGTCCGCGCGGGACGCCGATCTCGGGCCGGCCGATCTGGTGCTGTGCATGGGGTCCAGTCAGGCGCTGGGATCGACGTCAGAGGAGGCGCTCGGCGCGCTGCGTGGACTCGTCAGTGACGGTGGGCGGGTGCTCATCGGGGAGGGGTTCTGGGAGCGGACGCCCACCCCGGAGGAGCTCGCCGGGATGTGGCCGGACGCGTCCGCTTCGGATCACCACGACCTCGCGACGCTGCTCGACCTCGCCGTGGCCGCCGGTTTCCGGCCCGAGTGGACGGAGACGGCGAACCGCGACGAGTGGGAGGAGTTCGAGTCCGGGTACCAGGCGGACGCCGAGGTGTGGCTCGCCCGGAACCCCGAACACCCGGCGGCGGCCGAGACCCGGGAGCGGCTCGACCGGCACCGGGCCTCGTGGATGACGTATCGCGGGGTGCTGGGGCTCGCCTACCTCACCCTGGTCGCCGCGCGCTGA
- a CDS encoding MFS transporter has product MTAALPGDPPGGRRAIAVWSIGVSVYFVAVIFRTSLGVAGLDAADRFDVNASALSTFSILQLLVYAGMQIPVGLLVDRLGTKKVLTIGVVLFTAGQLGFAFSPTYGMALASRALLGCGDAMTFISVLRLGTRWFPARRGPLVAQLAGLAGMAGNLVSTLLLARLLHGVGWEAAFAGSAAAGAVVLVLLLLFLKDHPEGHEPEPFPHRGAAYVRRQIAASWKEPGTRLGLWVHFTTQFPAMVFLLLWGLPFLVEAQGLSRATAGELLTLVVLSNMVIGLVYGQVVARHHGARLPLALGTVGATALVWAATLAYPADRAPMWLLIVLCTVLGACGPASMLGFDFARPANPPERQGTASGITNMGGFVASMTTLFAVGVLLDATGDDYTIAFSAVFVLQALGISQILRLRRRAARRERERLVASRVETLHVPA; this is encoded by the coding sequence ATGACGGCCGCGCTCCCGGGCGATCCGCCGGGCGGCCGGCGCGCGATCGCCGTCTGGTCCATCGGCGTCTCGGTCTACTTCGTCGCCGTCATCTTCCGTACGTCCCTGGGCGTCGCCGGACTCGACGCGGCCGACCGCTTCGACGTCAACGCCTCCGCCCTGTCCACCTTCTCCATCCTCCAGCTCCTGGTCTACGCGGGCATGCAGATACCCGTCGGCCTGCTGGTCGACCGGCTCGGCACCAAGAAGGTGCTGACCATCGGCGTCGTGCTGTTCACGGCGGGACAGCTCGGCTTCGCGTTCTCCCCGACGTACGGCATGGCCCTCGCCTCGCGGGCGCTGCTCGGCTGCGGTGACGCGATGACGTTCATCAGCGTGCTGCGGCTCGGCACCCGCTGGTTCCCCGCCCGGCGCGGACCGTTGGTCGCCCAGCTCGCGGGGCTGGCGGGAATGGCGGGCAATCTGGTCTCCACCCTGCTCCTGGCCCGGCTGCTGCACGGCGTCGGCTGGGAGGCCGCGTTCGCGGGCAGCGCGGCCGCCGGTGCGGTCGTCCTCGTCCTGCTGCTGCTCTTCCTGAAGGACCACCCCGAGGGCCACGAACCGGAGCCCTTCCCGCACCGGGGCGCGGCCTACGTCCGCCGCCAGATCGCCGCCTCCTGGAAGGAACCGGGCACCCGGCTCGGCCTCTGGGTGCACTTCACCACCCAGTTCCCGGCGATGGTGTTCCTGCTCCTGTGGGGACTGCCCTTCCTGGTCGAGGCACAGGGCCTGTCCCGCGCCACCGCCGGCGAACTGCTCACCCTGGTCGTGCTCTCCAACATGGTGATCGGCCTGGTCTACGGCCAGGTCGTCGCCCGGCACCACGGAGCGCGGCTGCCGCTGGCCCTCGGCACGGTCGGCGCGACCGCGCTGGTCTGGGCGGCGACCCTCGCCTACCCGGCCGACCGTGCCCCCATGTGGCTGCTGATCGTGCTGTGCACGGTGCTCGGCGCGTGCGGTCCCGCCTCCATGCTCGGCTTCGACTTCGCCCGCCCGGCCAACCCGCCGGAACGTCAGGGCACGGCCTCCGGAATCACCAACATGGGTGGATTCGTCGCCTCCATGACGACCCTGTTCGCCGTCGGTGTCCTCCTCGACGCGACCGGGGACGACTACACGATCGCCTTCTCGGCCGTGTTCGTCCTCCAGGCCCTCGGGATCAGCCAGATCCTGCGGCTGCGCAGGCGGGCGGCCCGGCGGGAACGGGAACGGCTGGTGGCGAGCCGGGTGGAGACGCTGCACGTCCCGGCGTGA
- a CDS encoding GntR family transcriptional regulator codes for MPSAPTTAPGTPVKQPPAADRVYTHVKQGVLDRRYEGGTLLTEGEVAEATGVSRTPVREALLRLEAEGLIKLYPKKGALVLPVSAQEIADVVETRLLVEEHAARKAVPAPAGLIERLERLLARQKAEAAAGDLAAAAVTDRCFHAEIVRSGGNEILSRLYDQLRDRQLRMGVAVMHSHPDRIAKTLAEHEQILEALRDGDAEQAVGIVHRHVGWFSHLARGEVR; via the coding sequence ATGCCATCCGCCCCGACCACCGCCCCCGGCACCCCCGTCAAGCAGCCCCCCGCCGCCGACCGCGTCTACACCCACGTCAAACAAGGCGTCCTGGACCGCCGTTACGAGGGCGGCACCCTGCTGACCGAGGGCGAAGTGGCCGAGGCCACCGGCGTCTCCCGCACCCCCGTGCGCGAGGCGTTGCTGCGCCTGGAGGCGGAGGGGCTGATCAAGCTCTACCCCAAGAAGGGCGCCCTGGTCCTGCCGGTCTCGGCGCAGGAGATCGCCGACGTGGTGGAGACCCGGCTGCTGGTCGAGGAGCACGCGGCGCGCAAGGCCGTCCCCGCCCCCGCCGGGCTGATCGAACGCCTGGAGCGGCTCCTCGCCCGGCAGAAGGCCGAGGCCGCCGCCGGTGATCTGGCCGCGGCCGCCGTCACCGACCGCTGTTTCCACGCCGAGATCGTCCGCAGCGGCGGCAACGAGATCCTCTCCCGCCTCTACGACCAACTCCGCGACCGCCAGCTGCGGATGGGCGTGGCGGTCATGCACTCGCACCCCGACCGGATCGCCAAGACCCTCGCCGAGCACGAGCAGATCCTCGAAGCGCTGCGTGACGGCGACGCCGAGCAGGCCGTCGGCATCGTCCACCGGCACGTCGGCTGGTTCTCGCACCTGGCCCGGGGTGAGGTCCGATGA
- a CDS encoding D-alanyl-D-alanine carboxypeptidase family protein encodes MFATGALTAAPAQAVTAPTVTAKGAYLMNGATGKTLFYKSPNTKRLTASTTKIMTAKVVLTQSNLNLDAKVTIKKAYSDYIVSKGASSARLIVGDKVTVRQLLYGMMLPSGCDAAMALADKFGTGSTVAARTKNFIAKMNNKAKQLGMTNTHFDSFDGISNGSNYSTPKDLTLLARSAMKSSTFKSVVKTKSYTAKTITSSGSIRTMAAWKNTNTLLGWNGTLGVKTGSGTSSKYCLVFAATKNGESVMGTVLTSSSAANRTTDVQKLINYGYAKIS; translated from the coding sequence ATGTTCGCCACCGGAGCTCTCACCGCGGCACCGGCGCAGGCCGTCACGGCGCCCACGGTCACAGCCAAGGGCGCGTACCTGATGAACGGCGCCACCGGCAAGACGCTCTTCTACAAGTCCCCCAACACCAAGCGGCTCACCGCCTCCACCACGAAGATCATGACCGCCAAGGTCGTGCTCACGCAGTCGAACCTGAACCTGGACGCCAAGGTCACCATCAAGAAGGCGTACAGCGACTACATCGTGTCCAAGGGCGCTTCGTCGGCCCGGCTGATCGTCGGTGACAAGGTCACCGTCCGTCAGCTGCTGTACGGGATGATGCTGCCGTCCGGCTGCGACGCGGCCATGGCCCTGGCCGACAAGTTCGGCACCGGCTCGACGGTCGCGGCCCGCACCAAGAACTTCATCGCCAAGATGAACAACAAGGCCAAGCAGCTGGGCATGACGAACACGCACTTCGACTCGTTCGACGGCATCAGCAACGGCTCGAACTACTCCACGCCGAAGGACCTGACGCTGCTCGCCCGCAGCGCGATGAAGTCCTCCACCTTCAAGTCCGTGGTGAAGACCAAGTCCTACACGGCGAAGACGATCACCAGCAGCGGTTCCATCCGCACCATGGCGGCCTGGAAGAACACCAACACGCTGCTCGGCTGGAACGGCACGCTCGGCGTCAAGACGGGCTCCGGCACGTCGTCCAAGTACTGCCTGGTCTTCGCCGCCACCAAGAACGGCGAGTCGGTGATGGGCACCGTCCTGACCTCGTCCTCTGCGGCCAACCGCACGACGGACGTGCAGAAGCTCATCAACTACGGCTACGCCAAGATCAGCTGA
- a CDS encoding D-alanyl-D-alanine carboxypeptidase family protein, which yields MTGALVAGGALAAPAQAATAPTVSASGAFMLNSATGSTLYSKAADTKRPMASTTKIMTARVVLAIEGVNLDTKVTVKQAYRDYVARVGASSADLKTGDKVTVRQLLNAMMLPSGCDAAMALADKFGTGDTVSARTKNFIAKMNKKAAALGLTNTHFDSFDGNSTQNTNYTTPRDLAKLTRSAMTFSTFRGIVKKPSTVQYATTSTGGTRTYTWYNTNKLIGSYSGATGVKTGTNTPSGPCLVFAGTRDGKSVVGVLLNDANRFTDAGKLMDYAFGTTTASTMQLRQLPSGAPRD from the coding sequence ATGACCGGTGCGCTGGTCGCGGGCGGCGCCCTGGCGGCGCCCGCACAGGCCGCGACCGCCCCCACGGTCAGCGCCTCGGGCGCCTTCATGCTCAACAGCGCGACCGGCTCCACGCTGTACAGCAAGGCCGCCGACACCAAGCGGCCGATGGCGAGCACCACCAAGATCATGACCGCGCGGGTCGTCCTGGCCATCGAGGGCGTGAACCTGGACACCAAGGTCACCGTCAAGCAGGCCTACCGCGACTATGTCGCCCGGGTGGGCGCGAGCAGCGCGGACCTGAAGACCGGTGACAAGGTCACCGTGCGCCAGCTGCTGAACGCGATGATGCTGCCCTCCGGCTGCGACGCCGCCATGGCGCTCGCCGACAAGTTCGGCACCGGCGACACGGTCTCGGCCCGCACCAAGAACTTCATCGCCAAGATGAACAAGAAGGCCGCGGCTCTCGGTCTGACGAACACGCACTTCGACTCGTTCGACGGCAACTCGACGCAGAACACGAACTACACGACGCCGCGCGACCTCGCGAAGCTCACCCGCAGCGCGATGACGTTCTCGACGTTCCGCGGCATCGTGAAGAAGCCGTCGACCGTCCAGTACGCGACGACGAGCACCGGCGGCACCCGTACGTACACCTGGTACAACACCAACAAGCTGATCGGCTCGTACTCCGGCGCGACCGGTGTGAAGACCGGCACCAACACCCCGTCCGGCCCCTGCCTGGTCTTCGCCGGCACCCGTGACGGCAAGTCGGTGGTGGGCGTCCTGCTGAACGACGCCAACCGCTTCACGGACGCGGGCAAGCTGATGGACTACGCCTTCGGTACGACGACGGCGTCCACGATGCAGCTGCGCCAGCTGCCCTCGGGCGCACCGCGCGACTGA
- a CDS encoding dihydrolipoamide acetyltransferase family protein, whose amino-acid sequence MTTMTEASVREFKMPDVGEGLTEAEILKWYVQPGDTVTDGQVVCEVETAKAAVELPIPYDGVVRELHFPEGTTVDVGTSIIAVDVSGGTAAPAPAPAEAAPEPEPEQPQGRQPVLVGYGVAASSTKRRPRKGPAVPVQEASAAIQTELNGHGHGPAAVKERPLAKPPVRKLAKDLGVDLTTVTPTGPDGIITREDVHAAAAPQKAPEPVVAAPVTPAPAVVTYDGARETRIPVKGVRKATAAAMVGSAFTAPHVTEFVTVDVTRTVKLVEELKQDKDMQGLRVNPLLLIAKALLVAIKRNPDINASWDEANQEIVVKHYVNLGIAAATPRGLIVPNIKDAHDKTLPQLAESLGELVSTAREGKTSPAAMQGGTVTITNVGVFGVDTGTPILNPGESAILAIGAIKLQPWVHKGKVKPRQVTTLALSFDHRLVDGELGSKVLADVAAILEQPKRLITWA is encoded by the coding sequence GTGACGACGATGACGGAAGCGTCCGTACGCGAGTTCAAGATGCCGGACGTCGGTGAGGGCCTCACCGAGGCCGAGATCCTCAAGTGGTACGTCCAGCCCGGTGACACGGTCACCGACGGCCAGGTGGTGTGCGAGGTCGAGACGGCCAAGGCCGCCGTCGAACTGCCCATCCCCTACGACGGTGTGGTCCGCGAGCTGCACTTCCCCGAGGGCACCACGGTCGACGTCGGTACGTCGATCATCGCGGTCGACGTCTCGGGCGGCACCGCGGCTCCGGCCCCCGCCCCCGCCGAGGCCGCCCCCGAGCCCGAGCCGGAGCAGCCCCAGGGCCGCCAGCCGGTCCTCGTCGGCTACGGCGTGGCCGCCTCCTCCACCAAGCGCCGCCCGCGCAAGGGCCCCGCGGTCCCGGTGCAGGAGGCGTCCGCGGCGATCCAGACCGAGCTGAACGGCCACGGTCACGGTCCCGCGGCCGTGAAGGAGCGCCCGCTGGCCAAGCCGCCGGTGCGCAAGCTCGCGAAGGACCTCGGCGTCGACCTGACCACGGTCACCCCGACCGGCCCGGACGGCATCATCACCCGCGAGGACGTGCACGCGGCGGCGGCCCCGCAGAAGGCCCCGGAACCGGTCGTGGCGGCCCCCGTCACCCCCGCCCCCGCAGTGGTGACGTACGACGGCGCCCGCGAGACCCGGATCCCGGTCAAGGGTGTCCGCAAGGCGACGGCCGCGGCGATGGTCGGTTCGGCGTTCACGGCCCCGCATGTCACGGAGTTCGTGACGGTGGACGTGACCCGCACCGTGAAGCTGGTCGAGGAGCTGAAGCAGGACAAGGACATGCAGGGCCTGCGGGTCAACCCGCTCCTGCTGATCGCCAAGGCCCTGCTGGTCGCCATCAAGCGCAACCCGGACATCAACGCCTCCTGGGACGAGGCGAACCAGGAGATCGTGGTCAAGCACTACGTCAACCTGGGCATCGCCGCGGCCACCCCGCGCGGTCTGATCGTGCCGAACATCAAGGACGCGCACGACAAGACCCTGCCCCAACTGGCCGAGTCCCTGGGCGAGCTGGTGTCGACGGCGCGGGAGGGCAAGACCTCCCCGGCGGCGATGCAGGGCGGCACGGTGACCATCACGAACGTCGGCGTCTTCGGCGTCGACACGGGCACACCGATCCTGAACCCCGGAGAGTCCGCGATCCTCGCGATCGGCGCGATCAAGCTCCAGCCGTGGGTCCACAAGGGCAAGGTCAAGCCCCGTCAGGTCACCACCCTGGCCCTCTCCTTCGACCACCGCCTGGTCGACGGCGAACTGGGCTCCAAGGTCCTGGCCGACGTGGCGGCGATCCTGGAACAGCCCAAGCGGCTGATCACCTGGGCGTAG
- a CDS encoding alpha-ketoacid dehydrogenase subunit beta produces MAEKMALAKAINESLRTALEADPKVLVMGEDVGKLGGVFRVTDGLQKDFGEERVIDTPLAESGIVGTAIGLALRGYRPVVEIQFDGFVFPAYDQIVTQLAKMHARSLGKVKLPVVVRIPYGGGIGAVEHHSESPESLFAHVAGLKIVSPSNASDAYWMMQQAIQSDDPVIFFEPKRRYWDKAEVNTEAIPGPLHKARVVREGTDLTLAAYGPMVKTCLEVAAAAAEEGRNLEVLDLRSVSPLDFDSIQASVEKTRRLVVVHEAPVFFGSGAEIAARITERCFYHLEAPVLRVGGYHAPYPPARLEEEYLPGLDRVLDAVDRALAY; encoded by the coding sequence ATGGCCGAGAAGATGGCTCTCGCCAAGGCGATCAACGAATCGCTGCGGACGGCCCTGGAGGCCGACCCCAAGGTCCTCGTCATGGGTGAGGACGTCGGCAAGCTCGGCGGCGTCTTCCGGGTGACCGACGGACTCCAGAAGGACTTCGGCGAGGAGCGGGTCATCGACACCCCGCTCGCCGAGTCCGGCATCGTCGGCACCGCCATCGGCCTCGCCCTGCGCGGCTACCGCCCGGTGGTGGAGATCCAGTTCGACGGCTTCGTCTTCCCTGCCTACGACCAGATCGTCACCCAGCTCGCCAAGATGCACGCCCGCTCCCTGGGCAAGGTCAAGCTCCCGGTCGTCGTGCGCATCCCCTACGGCGGCGGCATCGGCGCGGTCGAGCACCACTCGGAGTCCCCCGAGTCGCTGTTCGCGCATGTGGCGGGCCTGAAGATCGTCTCCCCGTCGAACGCCTCCGACGCCTACTGGATGATGCAGCAGGCCATCCAGAGCGACGACCCGGTGATCTTCTTCGAGCCCAAGCGGCGCTACTGGGACAAGGCCGAGGTCAACACCGAGGCGATCCCCGGACCGCTGCACAAGGCGCGGGTGGTCCGCGAGGGCACCGACCTGACGCTCGCCGCCTACGGCCCGATGGTGAAGACCTGCCTCGAGGTCGCCGCCGCGGCCGCCGAGGAGGGCCGGAACCTCGAGGTCCTGGACCTGCGCTCGGTCTCCCCGCTCGACTTCGACTCCATCCAGGCCTCGGTGGAGAAGACCCGCCGCCTGGTCGTGGTGCACGAGGCACCGGTGTTCTTCGGCTCCGGCGCGGAGATCGCCGCCCGGATCACCGAGCGCTGCTTCTACCACCTGGAGGCCCCGGTGCTCAGGGTCGGCGGCTATCACGCCCCGTACCCGCCGGCGCGTCTGGAGGAGGAGTACCTGCCGGGCCTGGACCGGGTGCTCGACGCCGTCGACCGTGCCCTGGCGTACTGA
- the pdhA gene encoding pyruvate dehydrogenase (acetyl-transferring) E1 component subunit alpha, translated as MTVESTAARKPRRSAGTKKSPSTQPELVQLLTPEGKRVKNAEYDKYVADITPEDLRGLYRDMVLTRRFDAEATSLQRQGELGLWASLLGQEAAQIGSGRALRDDDYVFPTYREHGVAWCRGVDPTNLLGMFRGVNNGGWDPNSNNFQLYTIVIGSQTLHATGYAMGVAKDGADSAVIAYFGDGASSQGDVAESFTFSAVYNAPVVFFCQNNQWAISEPTEKQTRVPLYQRAQGFGFPGVRVDGNDVLACLAVTKWALERARSGEGPTLVEAYTYRMGAHTTSDDPTRYRGDEERVAWEAKDPIQRLRQFLESANHADEGFFAELEAESEALGRRVREAVRAMPDPDHFAIFENVYADGHALVDEERAQFAAYQASFADAEGGK; from the coding sequence GTGACCGTGGAGAGCACTGCCGCGCGCAAGCCGCGACGCAGCGCCGGGACCAAAAAGTCCCCGAGCACTCAGCCCGAACTCGTTCAGTTGCTGACGCCCGAGGGCAAGCGCGTCAAGAACGCCGAGTACGACAAGTACGTCGCCGACATCACCCCCGAAGACCTGCGCGGTCTGTACCGCGACATGGTGCTCACCCGCCGCTTCGACGCCGAGGCCACCTCCCTCCAGCGCCAGGGCGAGCTGGGCCTGTGGGCCTCGCTGCTCGGCCAGGAGGCCGCCCAGATCGGTTCGGGCCGGGCCCTGCGCGACGACGACTACGTCTTCCCGACCTACCGCGAGCACGGCGTCGCCTGGTGCCGCGGGGTCGACCCGACCAACCTGCTGGGCATGTTCCGGGGTGTGAACAACGGCGGCTGGGACCCGAACAGCAACAACTTCCAGCTGTACACGATCGTCATCGGTTCGCAGACCCTGCACGCCACCGGCTACGCCATGGGCGTCGCCAAGGACGGTGCGGACAGCGCGGTGATCGCCTACTTCGGCGACGGCGCCTCCAGCCAGGGCGATGTGGCCGAATCCTTCACCTTCTCGGCCGTCTACAACGCGCCGGTGGTGTTCTTCTGCCAGAACAACCAGTGGGCGATCTCCGAGCCGACCGAGAAGCAGACCCGCGTCCCGCTCTACCAGCGCGCGCAGGGCTTCGGCTTCCCGGGCGTCCGGGTCGACGGCAATGACGTGCTGGCCTGTCTCGCGGTCACCAAGTGGGCGCTGGAGCGGGCCCGCAGCGGCGAGGGCCCGACGCTGGTCGAGGCGTACACCTACCGCATGGGCGCGCACACCACCTCCGACGACCCGACCCGCTACCGCGGCGACGAGGAGCGGGTGGCCTGGGAGGCCAAGGACCCGATCCAGCGCCTTCGCCAGTTCCTGGAGTCCGCAAACCACGCGGACGAGGGATTCTTCGCGGAACTGGAAGCCGAGTCCGAGGCGTTGGGCAGGCGAGTACGCGAGGCGGTCCGTGCCATGCCGGACCCGGACCACTTCGCCATCTTCGAGAACGTGTACGCGGACGGGCACGCGCTCGTCGACGAGGAGCGAGCCCAGTTCGCCGCCTACCAGGCGTCGTTCGCGGACGCCGAAGGGGGCAAGTGA